In one Thalassoroseus pseudoceratinae genomic region, the following are encoded:
- a CDS encoding coiled-coil domain-containing protein has product MSRIARRQIEIFNFSFLDILACTVGALTFILVLFIVTGLGDVTSDPEIVDLQAELESLRKEVAVLENAVSKLENTVGKLQEDQSQQQQRLAAAQKNLSAVEEQRNDYQRQLAEAETEQQKFAETLTDSRWDDLKNQSDFSPQLTALSQEVRSMRSDINLRTAELTELRDETLNRETLIARRQKLESENRDLEEALSTSQKELTDNEEESSRLAKEAEAAETRRPELLAKLAPLRKKLKDTQAAQDRIEQELADRQAESDAKRSSAQSLRSIVLVLIVVAAILIGLLIWLVLLHNRSIAPLLEWSKKANDAKNKQDELQKELAALTEELANTPASPEEAAANQRELLAELRREIDQSRQQTEEARQQTAELKDQVQTETREAQSLAEKARQAQLEARANATPVDFRIPYYQKTSKKGHVVDCFRGRVARVTTTDGLDEDYYKLDLVKSAALTKATGKTTVVIDRHGLGELIDSWAAKRFLNDIDSRKHFLMLFVRPSGFEAFRAFREQAWNRDIEVGWEPFEEDMPIISSGEGGGEGGIQ; this is encoded by the coding sequence ATGTCCCGAATTGCTCGCCGACAAATCGAAATCTTCAACTTTTCCTTTCTGGACATTCTCGCCTGCACAGTCGGTGCGTTGACGTTCATCCTTGTGCTTTTCATCGTCACGGGGTTGGGGGATGTGACAAGTGATCCGGAAATCGTTGACTTGCAAGCCGAGTTAGAGTCGCTCCGCAAAGAAGTTGCCGTACTCGAAAATGCGGTTTCCAAACTCGAGAACACGGTTGGGAAGCTCCAAGAGGACCAATCGCAACAACAGCAACGGTTAGCCGCTGCCCAGAAGAATCTGTCGGCTGTCGAGGAACAACGGAATGACTATCAACGTCAACTGGCCGAAGCGGAAACGGAGCAACAAAAGTTTGCAGAAACGCTGACAGATAGTCGCTGGGACGACTTGAAGAATCAATCCGATTTCAGTCCGCAACTAACTGCCCTATCACAGGAAGTTCGATCAATGCGGTCGGACATCAATCTACGCACTGCCGAACTGACTGAGCTCCGTGACGAAACACTCAATCGCGAGACTTTGATTGCTCGCCGGCAAAAACTAGAATCGGAGAATCGCGACCTCGAAGAAGCACTTTCGACTAGCCAGAAGGAACTGACCGACAACGAAGAAGAATCAAGCCGTCTCGCGAAAGAAGCCGAAGCAGCCGAGACCAGGCGTCCGGAGTTGCTAGCGAAGCTTGCTCCATTGCGAAAAAAACTCAAGGACACGCAGGCAGCTCAAGACAGGATCGAACAGGAACTCGCGGATCGCCAGGCGGAATCTGACGCGAAACGTTCGTCGGCACAGAGTCTACGGTCAATCGTGCTTGTACTGATTGTTGTTGCGGCGATATTGATTGGTTTGTTGATATGGCTGGTCCTGTTGCATAACCGATCGATCGCTCCACTCTTGGAATGGTCGAAGAAGGCCAACGACGCAAAAAACAAGCAAGACGAATTGCAAAAGGAACTAGCTGCGCTTACGGAAGAACTGGCGAACACACCGGCGTCACCTGAGGAAGCTGCAGCGAATCAGCGGGAGCTACTGGCGGAGTTACGTCGTGAGATCGATCAGTCGCGTCAACAAACCGAAGAAGCCCGCCAGCAGACTGCCGAACTGAAAGACCAAGTCCAGACGGAAACCCGAGAAGCTCAGTCGCTCGCCGAGAAAGCTCGGCAAGCCCAACTCGAAGCCCGTGCAAACGCAACCCCAGTTGATTTTCGGATTCCTTACTATCAGAAGACGTCGAAAAAAGGCCATGTCGTCGATTGTTTCCGTGGTCGCGTTGCCCGCGTGACGACGACAGACGGACTCGACGAAGACTATTACAAACTTGACCTTGTCAAGTCCGCCGCGTTGACCAAAGCGACCGGCAAAACGACCGTCGTAATTGATCGGCATGGTCTCGGCGAATTGATCGACTCATGGGCCGCAAAACGTTTTCTCAACGATATCGACTCTCGCAAGCACTTTCTAATGCTTTTCGTCCGTCCGAGTGGCTTTGAAGCCTTTCGGGCATTTCGGGAGCAGGCCTGGAATCGAGACATCGAAGTGGGATGGGAGCCGTTCGAAGAAGACATGCCCATTATCTCTAGCGGTGAAGGCGGCGGCGAAGGTGGAATTCAATAA
- a CDS encoding DUF2085 domain-containing protein, protein MHPRTIKTTVCHTTIAVLGGLHVLLLLLWPFWKGTSIGCELDELYYQLCHRITDRCWMSWGEPMPVCARCLGIWIGLPLAAGIAAAACDRPRWWTIRVGLFGLIWILLSWIGGLIFLPATWHAERTIAGMAGGVGIYMLLVLGVTHFVQWKQSLCKPLLTVLRSSDGKTTLQTK, encoded by the coding sequence ATGCATCCTCGAACCATCAAAACAACCGTTTGCCACACGACCATCGCGGTACTTGGAGGACTTCACGTCTTGCTGTTACTACTGTGGCCATTCTGGAAGGGCACTAGCATCGGGTGCGAACTGGACGAACTTTACTACCAACTCTGTCACCGCATCACAGACCGTTGCTGGATGAGTTGGGGCGAACCGATGCCCGTATGTGCGAGGTGCCTGGGAATATGGATCGGCCTGCCGCTAGCCGCCGGAATTGCAGCCGCGGCGTGCGATCGACCAAGGTGGTGGACAATCCGCGTTGGCTTATTCGGTTTGATTTGGATTCTCTTGAGTTGGATCGGGGGCCTGATCTTTCTACCGGCAACATGGCACGCGGAACGCACCATCGCCGGGATGGCGGGCGGAGTGGGCATTTACATGCTGTTAGTCCTCGGCGTCACACACTTCGTCCAGTGGAAACAGTCGCTCTGCAAACCACTCTTGACGGTATTGAGAAGCTCTGATGGCAAAACAACACTTCAAACGAAATGA
- a CDS encoding bifunctional serine/threonine-protein kinase/formylglycine-generating enzyme family protein, giving the protein MSQQERRKRFKDAVVASNLVTSTDLERILETLPDDKRGSSRALADALIAEGLLTKWQCKMIQKGKSRRYFFVAEYKLLEELGRGGMGVVYRAEHTFLRKQVALKKMLPHIVARPGAKDRFVREALVGAALEHPNLVPTHDAGVHGKTVFMVMPFITGSDLQKHIRDHGPMNEADAIGVIRQAAEGLDYIHQKGLVHRDIKPENIKLTEDNCVKILDLGLARIFDETITVTDAVMGTPAFMSPEQLKSTHDVDIRTDIYALGATLFYLLSGRHAFKGPNDSHIYAIIARHHEGRPQNLEEFCPNLSGWVHELVHQMIAINADDRFEDPAALIKFIDSGLMCGDTRPSVKSTETAQVDVEWQSKPQSSAPEFGKSASSDPVSRETTHPIDIDFVFVPAGTFQAGCTVESARQMVAALAISNIEKAVTWLTSQPPITVRTDAFRISRSPITNAQYAEFVNATNAPPPSHWPGTQPHAADRNKPVTQISRLDAEAFCEWAGHRLPTRFEWEKAARGTDGRTYPWGNVFDASRCQCAENQAEGVTEVDQFLDGASPYGLLQACGNVWEWIADESDQPATLRGGSFASTCRVYGATSTPMKSQPSLRHPEFGFRVVAGRQRPAPNPSSESATPIPTPPTSIREANPSSSPVRSQQQTPQARCRELLSQELIRIPAGRFTQGVSAQSIQPLAAQLGLNAVSQAQLVGTGLQTPHVHEYRIARTCVTHEQYQMFLEDTGRPPPANWGTRDAEWLRRPVAGITWNDADAFCRWVGFRLPTVLEWEKAARGIHDDRLYPWGNDFRATICNGAESGRGKTLPVDSLPDGKSPFGLYHAIGNVFEWLAEPNGMMYPLRGGSFQVSCSLYGVIPFAMWANSTHAEPSFGLRIAAD; this is encoded by the coding sequence ATGAGTCAACAAGAACGGCGAAAGCGTTTCAAGGACGCAGTTGTGGCCAGCAATCTTGTCACGTCAACAGACCTTGAACGAATTCTCGAAACCCTTCCCGATGACAAACGCGGCTCAAGCCGGGCGTTGGCTGATGCGTTGATCGCTGAGGGTCTATTGACCAAGTGGCAATGCAAGATGATTCAGAAGGGCAAGAGCCGACGTTACTTTTTCGTCGCGGAATACAAACTCCTCGAAGAACTTGGCCGGGGAGGAATGGGAGTCGTTTATCGGGCGGAGCACACGTTTCTGAGGAAACAGGTTGCCCTGAAAAAGATGCTGCCTCATATCGTTGCACGTCCGGGGGCGAAGGATCGGTTTGTTCGTGAAGCTTTGGTCGGAGCGGCTTTGGAGCATCCGAACCTTGTGCCGACGCACGATGCCGGAGTGCATGGCAAGACCGTGTTCATGGTGATGCCGTTTATCACCGGGTCTGATTTGCAGAAGCACATACGCGATCACGGTCCGATGAATGAAGCCGATGCGATCGGCGTGATTCGTCAGGCCGCAGAAGGTTTAGATTACATTCACCAGAAAGGGCTCGTTCATCGCGACATCAAACCCGAAAACATCAAGCTCACCGAAGACAACTGTGTCAAAATACTTGACTTGGGTTTGGCCCGTATTTTCGACGAAACGATCACTGTCACCGATGCCGTCATGGGCACCCCCGCGTTTATGTCGCCGGAACAACTCAAGAGTACCCACGACGTGGATATTCGCACGGATATCTATGCTTTAGGGGCGACGTTGTTCTACCTGTTGAGCGGACGTCATGCGTTTAAAGGTCCAAACGACTCGCACATCTACGCGATCATCGCTCGTCATCACGAGGGGCGTCCGCAAAACCTTGAGGAATTCTGCCCGAACCTATCCGGTTGGGTTCACGAACTTGTCCATCAAATGATTGCGATCAATGCCGACGATCGGTTCGAGGACCCAGCAGCTCTGATTAAGTTCATCGATTCTGGTCTGATGTGCGGCGACACGCGGCCAAGTGTCAAATCGACTGAGACAGCGCAAGTCGATGTTGAATGGCAATCGAAACCTCAATCATCCGCTCCGGAGTTTGGCAAGTCGGCGTCAAGTGATCCCGTTAGCCGGGAGACAACTCATCCCATCGATATCGACTTCGTGTTCGTGCCGGCAGGAACTTTTCAAGCGGGGTGCACGGTCGAATCCGCGCGTCAAATGGTGGCCGCTTTAGCCATCTCGAATATCGAGAAAGCGGTGACTTGGCTGACATCGCAGCCGCCCATTACCGTCCGAACGGATGCATTTCGCATTTCAAGAAGTCCGATCACGAATGCCCAATACGCTGAATTTGTCAACGCCACTAATGCACCGCCCCCTTCTCACTGGCCTGGGACACAGCCGCATGCAGCCGATCGCAATAAGCCTGTCACTCAGATCAGCCGACTCGACGCAGAGGCATTCTGCGAATGGGCTGGTCATCGTCTGCCAACGCGTTTCGAATGGGAAAAGGCCGCTCGCGGGACAGACGGTCGAACATACCCATGGGGGAATGTTTTTGATGCGTCACGCTGTCAATGCGCCGAAAACCAAGCCGAAGGGGTCACCGAAGTGGATCAGTTTCTCGATGGTGCCAGCCCATACGGTTTGTTGCAGGCGTGCGGCAATGTCTGGGAGTGGATTGCGGATGAATCCGACCAACCGGCCACGTTGCGGGGCGGATCGTTCGCGTCTACGTGTCGCGTGTACGGCGCTACATCGACACCCATGAAATCGCAACCTTCATTGCGACATCCGGAATTCGGCTTCCGAGTCGTCGCTGGCCGACAACGTCCGGCTCCGAACCCGTCATCCGAGTCAGCGACACCAATCCCAACGCCTCCAACCTCGATTCGCGAAGCAAACCCGAGCTCATCGCCTGTTCGCTCGCAACAACAAACCCCACAAGCACGCTGCCGAGAACTTTTGTCGCAGGAACTGATTCGGATTCCCGCCGGTCGTTTTACACAAGGCGTTTCCGCCCAATCCATACAACCGTTGGCCGCCCAGCTTGGATTGAACGCAGTCAGTCAGGCTCAGTTAGTGGGTACGGGACTGCAAACGCCCCATGTGCATGAGTATCGTATCGCCCGAACATGTGTGACTCACGAGCAATACCAGATGTTCCTCGAAGACACCGGTCGCCCCCCGCCGGCAAATTGGGGAACTCGTGATGCCGAATGGCTGCGTCGCCCGGTTGCGGGTATCACTTGGAACGACGCCGACGCATTCTGCCGATGGGTTGGTTTTCGTCTGCCAACCGTTCTTGAGTGGGAGAAAGCCGCTCGGGGCATTCATGACGATCGATTGTATCCATGGGGCAACGACTTCCGTGCCACCATATGTAACGGCGCTGAATCTGGTCGCGGCAAGACGCTGCCGGTCGATTCTCTTCCCGACGGAAAAAGCCCCTTCGGCCTGTACCATGCCATCGGCAACGTGTTTGAATGGCTCGCCGAACCGAATGGCATGATGTACCCATTACGCGGTGGAAGTTTTCAAGTATCGTGCAGTTTGTACGGCGTGATTCCCTTTGCAATGTGGGCCAACTCTACTCACGCAGAGCCCTCGTTTGGTCTTCGCATCGCAGCTGACTAA
- a CDS encoding alpha/beta hydrolase — protein sequence MLAKTRRIAPSFRLIFASFVLLFLTNSAWAWQATQAKRKQKSKPKASQPFRWVNPLKQELPGVTHATFRSPSMGFDVGYCIFLPPGYKEKPEQRYPVVYYLHGGRPGSEIKSVRLATFLQKHMQSGAVSPMIYVFVNGGPVSHYNMVDRENAMGEDVFVKELIPHIDATYRTIAQRNGRGIEGFSQGGRGTTRIMFKHPDLFCSAAPGGAGYATEKRISEENGRERANLVFSPGDNTWDLARKYAQSPQPPLRILIHVGTKGFNYENNLEYMKFLQSLKIPFEKIIVPDVPHSAYKIYEKRGLDLMKFHAASFQSK from the coding sequence ATGCTGGCCAAGACCCGTCGAATTGCTCCGTCATTTCGACTGATTTTCGCTTCGTTTGTTTTGCTCTTCCTGACAAATTCAGCGTGGGCTTGGCAAGCGACTCAAGCAAAACGCAAGCAGAAATCGAAACCAAAGGCATCCCAGCCGTTTCGATGGGTTAATCCGTTGAAGCAGGAACTACCGGGGGTCACACACGCTACGTTTCGCAGCCCCTCGATGGGATTCGATGTCGGGTACTGTATCTTTCTTCCGCCGGGCTATAAAGAGAAGCCAGAACAGCGTTACCCGGTTGTCTACTATCTGCACGGTGGACGCCCGGGGAGCGAAATCAAAAGTGTCAGGCTGGCAACATTTTTGCAGAAGCACATGCAATCGGGTGCGGTCTCGCCGATGATTTACGTGTTCGTCAATGGTGGTCCTGTCAGCCATTACAACATGGTCGATCGGGAGAACGCAATGGGCGAGGATGTCTTCGTCAAGGAACTGATTCCTCACATTGATGCGACGTACCGCACGATTGCTCAGCGAAACGGGCGTGGCATTGAAGGCTTCTCTCAAGGCGGACGTGGCACCACGCGGATTATGTTCAAGCATCCCGACTTGTTTTGTTCGGCCGCTCCTGGCGGAGCCGGATACGCCACTGAAAAACGCATTTCCGAGGAGAACGGCCGCGAACGAGCCAATCTCGTATTTTCCCCCGGCGACAACACCTGGGATCTCGCTCGTAAATATGCTCAGTCACCACAACCGCCTCTCCGTATTTTGATTCATGTAGGGACCAAAGGGTTTAACTATGAGAACAACTTGGAATACATGAAGTTCTTGCAGTCTTTGAAGATTCCGTTCGAGAAAATCATTGTGCCCGATGTGCCACACAGTGCGTACAAGATCTATGAAAAGCGAGGCTTAGACCTCATGAAATTCCACGCAGCTAGTTTTCAGAGCAAGTGA
- a CDS encoding SDR family NAD(P)-dependent oxidoreductase → MNLNLSNDTAVITGGASGIGKSIAELFAANGSSVVLVDRDPKVEDTAAEIRSKYDCQIAPMTTDVTDFSAMQTVAEFTNQTFARCDHLICAAGAGSGKYGFPFWNLEPADWENVLQVNLMGTVNAVQAMVPTMIAAKRGTILILSSVAGQIGSQTDPPYSAAKAAVINFAQCAAKDLAPYDVRVNTICPGMVKTPLNRSVWATWNASQPDSAKKSYDDWAAEKIRNIAPLNRWQDPEDVAAMAVFLASPLAKNITGQTINVDGGQVMHS, encoded by the coding sequence ATGAATCTGAATCTTTCCAATGATACTGCGGTCATCACTGGTGGCGCGAGTGGGATTGGGAAGTCGATCGCGGAGTTGTTTGCGGCTAATGGATCATCCGTGGTGTTAGTGGACCGAGATCCAAAGGTGGAAGATACCGCTGCGGAGATTCGCTCGAAATATGATTGTCAAATCGCCCCAATGACCACCGACGTGACGGATTTTTCCGCCATGCAGACCGTCGCTGAATTTACGAATCAGACTTTTGCGAGATGTGATCACTTGATCTGTGCGGCTGGGGCAGGGTCCGGCAAATATGGATTCCCTTTTTGGAATCTCGAACCTGCTGATTGGGAGAACGTTCTTCAAGTCAATCTGATGGGAACGGTCAATGCCGTCCAAGCCATGGTTCCAACGATGATAGCAGCAAAGCGGGGGACGATCTTGATTCTGTCGTCTGTCGCGGGACAAATCGGGTCCCAAACAGATCCTCCTTACAGCGCGGCGAAAGCCGCCGTGATCAACTTTGCACAGTGTGCCGCTAAGGATCTCGCTCCCTATGATGTTCGCGTAAATACCATTTGTCCGGGAATGGTCAAAACGCCATTGAATCGATCCGTTTGGGCGACGTGGAATGCAAGTCAACCGGATTCCGCAAAGAAATCCTATGATGATTGGGCTGCCGAAAAGATTAGGAATATCGCACCTTTGAATCGTTGGCAGGATCCGGAAGACGTCGCGGCAATGGCGGTGTTTCTTGCTTCGCCGTTGGCCAAGAATATCACTGGGCAAACCATCAATGTCGATGGTGGTCAGGTTATGCATTCATAA
- a CDS encoding aminotransferase class V-fold PLP-dependent enzyme codes for MSDTIYLNHAGTSWPKPTPVLEAAERASHRDPLEWAEVFQLSHEKIASYFHVEPSRLLVTPSCTAALSVAVRDHDWKSGDRVLTSQYEHHALHRGLAKLGEMGVEVVQVPASETELVDLKILETQLQSGQVRLVAMTAACNVTGQLLPMDEIIELAHQYGALVLLDGAQVAGWFDLDLLAMKVDLFTFAGHKGPQAPWGIGGLYVSANVEMNSPLAACDLQETQQRAACAPMPGYCDTGSVNLSALAGMGAAVDWLREPKQADRLDRARRLTQDFTDNLREISNVKIHGDVPMEMKVSTVAITSDILSPATIATKLKEMGIVASAGFQCAPQAHLNLGTASNGVVRFSFGPQTQEWEMKKTVDSLKTILDQNR; via the coding sequence ATGTCGGATACCATTTACCTTAATCATGCTGGGACCAGCTGGCCGAAGCCAACACCTGTTTTGGAGGCCGCAGAACGAGCTTCTCATCGGGATCCGTTGGAATGGGCTGAGGTGTTTCAACTTTCTCACGAGAAGATCGCAAGCTATTTTCATGTCGAACCATCTCGATTGCTCGTGACTCCGAGTTGCACGGCAGCACTCTCTGTGGCTGTGAGGGATCATGACTGGAAAAGTGGCGATCGTGTGTTGACGAGCCAGTATGAACATCATGCGTTACATCGTGGACTGGCGAAACTCGGGGAGATGGGAGTTGAGGTCGTTCAGGTTCCGGCCAGTGAGACCGAGTTGGTTGATCTCAAAATACTCGAAACCCAACTGCAATCAGGGCAGGTCCGATTGGTCGCGATGACAGCCGCGTGTAATGTGACCGGACAATTGCTTCCGATGGATGAGATCATCGAATTGGCCCACCAATATGGAGCGTTGGTTTTGTTGGACGGAGCACAAGTCGCCGGATGGTTCGACTTGGACCTGTTGGCCATGAAAGTCGATTTGTTTACGTTCGCGGGACACAAGGGCCCTCAAGCACCATGGGGCATTGGCGGTTTGTATGTTTCGGCGAATGTTGAAATGAACTCCCCATTAGCCGCTTGCGATCTCCAAGAAACTCAGCAGCGGGCGGCTTGTGCACCCATGCCAGGTTATTGCGATACAGGATCGGTCAATCTTTCTGCACTCGCAGGAATGGGAGCCGCCGTCGATTGGTTGAGAGAACCGAAGCAAGCCGATCGATTGGACAGAGCACGACGGCTTACGCAAGACTTCACAGACAATCTCAGAGAAATCTCCAACGTGAAAATCCACGGTGACGTCCCGATGGAAATGAAGGTCTCGACAGTGGCGATAACTTCGGACATTTTGTCGCCGGCGACGATTGCAACAAAGTTAAAAGAAATGGGAATCGTCGCATCGGCGGGGTTTCAATGTGCACCGCAGGCACATCTAAATCTTGGAACTGCTTCGAATGGTGTCGTCCGGTTTAGTTTCGGACCGCAAACTCAAGAGTGGGAGATGAAGAAAACGGTTGATAGTCTGAAAACGATTCTTGATCAGAACCGCTGA
- a CDS encoding LamG domain-containing protein, translating into MNSLQIALLFLAVLTPVSHLVGADGPVAHWKLIQDAKDTSGGGRHAVNHGVSFDETEGGLFNGVDSWLEVPADRVPKLGDKPFTISTWIHTEQELDDVIGDVMSWYNPQTRRGLNFSVMNYAGVTSAQSNWRNVFFGIDAAQGGTDWVDCGRPGNNLLINSLVVFDGDLYCSTWEPGKGEQGHVYRYAGDQEWIDCGAPDPANCIKAMAVYNGQLYVGSELYSGGGSSLPLSPNTNHGGTVYRYEGGTKWTNCGKVADVRSISGLAVFKGKLYAGTGTTGAWRDTPRTRGMYRFDGIGNWQDCGCPDLRITHLGVHNGGLYGLSYDQGQFFRYQGGQDWEALGPVPETSQVYSMMVYEGKLHVGTWPTGSVYRHEGAKKWVNTGRLGEEKEVMAVSLYNGKFYAGTLPLANVYRYDGPGNWTDTGRLDETPDVRYRRAWSMAVYNGRLYCGVLPSGHVYSLEAGKAVTYDKQLKPGWRHLAAVRTDSQLQLFVDGVKVAESKNFDQSAYNLTPGTPLKIGFGQHDCFNGRMKDVRIYDRALSFKEVQRLSSSK; encoded by the coding sequence ATGAATTCTCTGCAAATCGCGTTACTGTTTCTGGCAGTCCTCACGCCCGTTTCACATCTTGTTGGTGCGGATGGGCCGGTCGCTCATTGGAAGTTAATCCAGGATGCGAAGGACACATCCGGCGGTGGACGGCATGCGGTCAATCATGGCGTTTCGTTCGACGAAACTGAAGGCGGCCTGTTCAATGGGGTCGATTCCTGGCTGGAAGTTCCTGCCGACCGTGTACCAAAGCTAGGCGACAAGCCATTCACGATTTCGACTTGGATTCATACGGAACAGGAACTTGATGATGTGATCGGCGACGTAATGAGTTGGTACAATCCACAAACGCGACGAGGATTGAACTTCAGCGTCATGAATTATGCGGGCGTCACGTCTGCTCAGTCAAATTGGCGGAACGTGTTCTTTGGCATTGACGCCGCCCAAGGTGGTACCGATTGGGTCGACTGTGGTCGTCCGGGTAACAACCTATTGATCAATTCGCTGGTTGTCTTCGACGGCGACCTGTATTGCTCGACTTGGGAGCCGGGTAAGGGCGAACAAGGCCACGTTTATCGCTATGCCGGTGATCAAGAATGGATCGATTGCGGCGCTCCTGATCCTGCGAATTGCATCAAAGCCATGGCGGTTTACAACGGGCAATTGTACGTCGGATCGGAACTCTACAGTGGAGGCGGTTCATCACTGCCGCTTTCACCGAACACGAATCACGGAGGAACCGTCTACCGTTACGAAGGCGGAACGAAGTGGACGAACTGCGGTAAAGTCGCCGACGTGCGTAGCATCAGCGGATTAGCGGTCTTCAAGGGCAAACTCTACGCAGGCACGGGCACGACCGGGGCGTGGCGTGATACTCCGCGGACTCGTGGTATGTATCGATTCGACGGGATCGGAAATTGGCAAGACTGTGGATGTCCTGATTTGCGGATTACTCATTTGGGGGTCCACAACGGTGGACTCTACGGTTTGAGCTACGACCAAGGCCAATTCTTTCGATACCAGGGCGGTCAGGACTGGGAAGCCCTGGGACCGGTCCCCGAAACGAGCCAGGTCTACTCGATGATGGTCTATGAAGGGAAGTTGCATGTTGGCACTTGGCCAACCGGTTCCGTGTATCGGCACGAAGGTGCCAAGAAGTGGGTGAATACCGGACGACTTGGGGAAGAAAAAGAAGTCATGGCGGTTTCTCTGTACAACGGCAAGTTCTACGCAGGGACACTGCCGTTGGCGAATGTCTATCGCTACGACGGACCGGGAAATTGGACCGACACCGGAAGACTCGATGAAACGCCAGACGTCCGCTACCGACGCGCATGGTCGATGGCGGTGTACAACGGCCGACTTTATTGCGGCGTGCTTCCGTCGGGGCATGTGTACTCATTGGAGGCCGGGAAGGCTGTGACCTACGACAAACAACTCAAGCCAGGCTGGCGACATCTCGCTGCCGTCCGAACGGATAGCCAACTCCAGTTGTTTGTTGACGGCGTCAAAGTCGCTGAGAGCAAGAACTTTGATCAATCCGCTTACAACCTAACGCCAGGGACACCGCTGAAGATCGGGTTTGGTCAGCACGACTGCTTCAACGGTCGCATGAAAGACGTGCGTATCTACGACCGCGCATTGTCGTTCAAGGAAGTTCAACGTCTATCGTCTTCTAAGTAG
- a CDS encoding ECF-type sigma factor: protein MSEVTRILALVDDDPEAAKQLLPLVYEELRQLAAARLNHERPGQTLTATALVHEAYLRLVGDDDDQSWENRAHFFGAAAEAMRRVLLNRARDKKRLKRGGDRRRVDLSTISLALETPPDVLIDLDEAIEALSLQDPTAAQLIKLRFFAGLSLKDASASLGLTRRQGDRLWAFARAWLFDRLRES from the coding sequence ATGAGTGAGGTTACGAGAATCCTGGCATTGGTCGACGACGATCCCGAGGCGGCGAAACAGCTTCTTCCCCTCGTTTATGAAGAGCTTCGTCAACTTGCGGCGGCTCGTTTGAACCACGAACGGCCCGGTCAGACGCTCACGGCGACGGCATTGGTGCACGAGGCGTATCTGCGATTGGTCGGAGATGACGACGACCAGTCATGGGAGAACAGAGCACACTTCTTCGGTGCTGCCGCAGAAGCGATGCGTCGAGTTCTTCTGAACCGTGCGCGTGACAAGAAACGGCTAAAACGAGGTGGCGATCGTCGCCGCGTTGACCTTTCGACAATCTCATTGGCCCTGGAAACTCCCCCAGATGTGCTGATTGACTTGGACGAGGCCATCGAAGCGTTGTCCCTGCAAGACCCGACTGCGGCCCAGCTAATCAAGCTGAGATTCTTTGCAGGTCTAAGTCTCAAGGACGCCTCAGCCAGCCTCGGCCTCACCCGCAGGCAGGGAGATCGACTGTGGGCATTCGCCCGCGCATGGCTATTCGACCGCCTCCGGGAGTCCTAA